The proteins below come from a single Aptenodytes patagonicus chromosome 2, bAptPat1.pri.cur, whole genome shotgun sequence genomic window:
- the LOC143157512 gene encoding uncharacterized protein LOC143157512, which translates to MARRDGGGRGVLRLLLWLALWGLWRGGEAGALPARGAALPFGAGPPAACSPRCQHGGLCLGNGTCLCSKGYEGELCQHATCYPKCKNGGECLRPGKCRCPPGYGGRYCHKVSCEGGCQNGGECISVNGVVKCLCASGWTGSRCQEAICPQGCRNNGACVAPGICSCPAGWVGGACHLAVCKLPCQHGGKCIAPNVCRCRLPYSGLQCTKKRKE; encoded by the exons ATGGCGCGGCGggacggcggcggccggggggtgCTCCGCCTGCTGCTCTGGCTGGCGCTGTGGGGGCTGTGGCGCGGCGGCGAGGCTGgcgccctgcccgcccgcggggCGGCCCTGCCCTTCGGCGCGGGCCCGCCGGCGGCCTGCAGTCCGCGCTGCCAGCACGGCGGGCTCTGCCTCGGCAACGGCACCTGCCTCTGCTCCAAGGGCTACGAGGGCGAGCTCTGCCAGCACG CAACATGTTATCCAAAATGCAAAAATGGTGGGGAGTGCCTCAGACCTGGAAAATGCAGGTGTCCACCTGGCTATGGGGGTAGATACTGTCATAAAG TAAGCTGTGAAGGAGGCTGTCAAAATGGTGGGGAATGCATCTCTGTCAATGGAGTTGTGAAGTGCCTTTGTGCTTCTGGCTGGACAGGATCAAGATGCCAAGAAG CAATTTGTCCTCAAGGTTGTCGGAATAATGGAGCTTGTGTGGCTCCTGGGATTTGTAGCTGTCCAGCTGGATGGGTTGGTGGAGCATGTCACTTAG CTGTATGTAAACTACCTTGTCAACATGGAGGAAAATGCATAGCTCCAAACGTGTGCAGGTGTCGACTGCCGTACTCTGGTCTACAGtgtacaaagaaaaggaaggaatga